The proteins below are encoded in one region of Xenopus laevis strain J_2021 chromosome 8L, Xenopus_laevis_v10.1, whole genome shotgun sequence:
- the LOC121396905 gene encoding extracellular calcium-sensing receptor-like translates to MVFAILEINESTELLPNITLGFKLFDSCYNEVLSLMGAKWILSGKKNGVPNYNCNKDHMPLAIVGDMPSKASVPLARILGLNRYPQVSFASNHPSLSNKIQFPSFLRTTYNGDHEWIAIAQLVKYFNWTWVGIICSDDDLGISGAQLLTREIEKNGGCIAFQETLSISSSMKFIYRIIDVIKKSRAAVIVLSCTMESLVSLMEEISFCNVTDKVWVGTSGWTITSDFPRIEILTTLNGSLGISPKKGNIPRFKEFLYSIHPSIFSNDPYMKTFWENAFHCVWPGNDSYNNTSPALLKNGSDWCTGKERLDSIDVNIYDVYNFKYTYNVHNAVFALAYALHQMKNCVPGKGPFKNGACADAPNHQPCQLLHYIKKVVFNNTAGKPIHFDENGDSLIDVDILNWQLFPNGSNQYVHIGSFDASSPKGQEIDIWLNKILWNGQRTHIPVSVCSDPCTKGYRRAAIQGQKICCFDCLPCSEGEILNPNDDTECLKCPEDNWPDSRKEKCLPKLIQFLSYEESLGYALACISILFCLLTFSVFCLFLVKQKTPIVKANNRELSYLLLIYLMFGFLCPLTFIGRPNQITCMIRRVMFAVIFSLCVSALLAKTINVIMIFSATNPDSKLKKLVGLRIPVYIVPGCTMIQIILCIVWLTTAAPFAEFNMAAEKGIIVIECNEGSRVLFACVLGYMGLLATISLSVAFLARKLPDTFNETKFITFSMLVFASVWVTFIPAYLSTKGKQTVAVEIFAILSSSAGFLVCIFFPKCYIILLHPEMNSKQYITRRNDRN, encoded by the exons ATGGTATTTGCAATACTAGAAATTAATGAATCAACTGAACTATTGCCCAATATAACACTGGGCTTCAAGCTCTTTGACTCATGTTACAATGAGGTACTATCACTGATGGGAGCAAAATGGATcttatcaggaaaaaaaaatggagtgcCAAATTATAACTGTAACAAGGATCATATGCCATTGGCAATTGTTGGTGACATGCCATCTAAGGCCTCAGTGCCCCTAGCCAGGATCTTGGGATTGAACAGATATCCACAG GTTAGCTTTGCTTCAAACCATCCCTCACTGAGTAATAAAATACAGTTCCCATCCTTCCTCAGGACTACATATAATGGTGATCATGAATGGATTGCCATTGCGCAGTTGGTCAAGTACTTTAACTGGACCTGGGTGGGTATTATATGCTCAGATGATGACTTGGGTATATCAGGTGCACAACTGTTAACTAGAGAAATAGAGAAAAATGGTGGATGCATTGCATTTCAGGAGACACTTTCTATAAGCAGCTCCATGAAGTTCATCTACCGTATCATTGATGTGATCAAGAAATCCAGAGCAGCAGTGATTGTTTTATCCTGCACCATGGAAAGCCTTGTATCTTTAATGGAAGAGATTTCTTTTTGCAATGTCACTGACAAAGTCTGGGTGGGAACATCCGGCTGGACCATTACTTCTGATTTTCCTAGGATAGAAATTCTAACAACCTTAAATGGGAGCCTTGGGATATCACCTAAAAAGGGGAACATTCCAAGGTTTAAAGAATTTCTTTATAGCATACATCCTTCCATATTTTCAAATGATCCTTACATGAAGACTTTTTGGGAGAATGCTTTTCACTGTGTTTGGCCAGGAAATGATTCCTACAATAATACATCTCCAGCACTGCTTAAAAATGGCAgtgattggtgcacaggaaaggAGAGACTGGACAGCAttgatgtaaatatatatgaTGTCTACAactttaaatatacatacaacGTGCATAACGCTGTCTTTGCTCTAGCTTATGCTTTGCACCAGATGAAGAATTGTGTTCCAGGGAAAGGGCCTTTCAAGAATGGAGCTTGTGCGGATGCCCCTAATCATCAGCCTTGTCAG CTGCTTCATTACATCAAGAAAGTTGTCTTCAATAACACTGCAGGGAAACCAATTCATTTTGATGAGAATGGAGATAGTCTTATTGACGTAGACATCTTGAACTGGCAGTTGTTTCCTAATGGAAGTAATCAGTATGTCCATATTGGTAGTTTTGATGCCAGCTCTCCCAAAGGCCAAGAAATTGATATTTGGCTAAACAAGATTTTATGGAATGGACAGCGCACCCAT ATCCCTGTCTCAGTTTGCAGTGATCCATGTACCAAAGGCTACAGAAGAGCTGCAATTCAagggcaaaaaatttgctgcttTGATTGCCTGCCATGTTCTGAAGGAGAGATTCTTAATCCAAATG ATGACACTGAATGCCTGAAGTGTCCAGAAGACAATTGGCctgacagcagaaaagaaaaatgtcttcCAAAGCTCATTCAGTTCCTTTCTTATGAAGAGTCATTGGGCTACGCTTTAGCCtgtatttcaatcttgttttgtCTCCTTACATTTTCTGTGTTCTGTCTGTTCCTAGTTAAACAGAAGACTCCCATAGTAAAGGCAAATAACAGAGAACTCAGTTACCTACTTCTTATCTACCTTATGTTTGGCTTCCTTTGTCCCTTGACTTTCATTGGTAGACCCAACCAGATCACATGTATGATACGCCGGGTCATGTTTGCTGTCATTTTTTCACTTTGCGTTTCTGCCTTACTAGCAAAGACTATCAATGTCATAATGATATTTAGTGCTACAAATCCAGACAGTAAATTGAAAAAACTGGTGGGACTGAGAATACCAGTTTATATTGTCCCTGGGTGCACAATGATTCAGATAATTCTGTGCATTGTTTGGTTGACAACAGCAGCTCCATTTGCAGAATTCAATATGGCAGCAGAAAAAGGAATAATAGTGATTGAGTGCAATGAAGGATCCAGGGTGTTATTTGCTTGTGTCTTGGGCTATATGGGTCTCTTAGCTACTATTAGTCTATCAGTTGCATTTCTGGCGAGGAAGCTCCCTGACACATTTAATGAGACCAAGTTCATTACATTCAGTATGTTGGTATTTGCCAGTGTTTGGGTGACATTTATACCTGCTTATCTCAGTACTAAGGGTAAACAGACAGTGGCAGTAGAAATATTTGCCATTCTCTCTTCAAGTGCTGGTTTTCTTGTTTGCatctttttcccaaaatgttatattatattactgCACCCAGAAATGAACAGCAAACAGTATATCACAAGGAGAAATGATAGAAACTAA